The following proteins are co-located in the Thermococcus sp. genome:
- a CDS encoding Lrp/AsnC ligand binding domain-containing protein, giving the protein MVTAFILMVTAAGKEREVMEKLLAMPEVKEAYVVYGEYDLIVKVETDTLKDLDQFITEKIRRMPEIQMTSTMIAI; this is encoded by the coding sequence ATGGTGACGGCCTTTATTTTGATGGTAACGGCCGCGGGCAAGGAAAGGGAGGTTATGGAAAAGCTTCTCGCAATGCCCGAGGTCAAGGAAGCCTACGTTGTCTATGGAGAATACGACCTCATAGTCAAGGTCGAGACCGACACGCTGAAGGACCTGGACCAGTTTATAACCGAGAAGATAAGGCGCATGCCCGAGATACAGATGACCTCAACGATGATAGCCATCTGA